Sequence from the Neorhizobium sp. NCHU2750 genome:
TTACCGCAGCGCCGAGGCGCTTGGCGTCAAGGTCCGCTACGAAACGCCGGTGAGCGAGATCATCCTCGAAGGCGGCAAATTCATTGGCGTCGTGACGGAGAAAGGCGAGAGGATCACCGCGAAATCCTGTGTCCTTGCGGCAGGAGGGTTCGAGTCGAACCGCGAATGGCTGCGCTCCGCCTGGGGTCGCAATGATCGCGGCGAGTGGCCGGCTGACAATTTCCTCATTCGCGGAACGCGCTTCAATCAGGGTGTTCTGCTGAAATACATGATGGACGCGGGCGCCGACATGATCGGAGATCCTTCGCAGGGGCATTGCGTTGCCATCGACGCGCGTGCACCGCTCTATGACGGCGGCATCTGCACGCGCATCGACTGCGTCTCGCTCGGTGTCGTTGTCAACGGGCAGGGCGAGCGGTTCTACGACGAGGGCGAGGATTTCTGGCCGAAGCGCTATGCGATCTGGGGCCGTCTCGTGGCACAGCAGGCGGGACAGATCGGCTATTCGATCATCGACCGCAAGGTCCTTGGCCGTTTCATGCCGCCGGTTTTTCTCGGTGTCGTCGCCGACAGCCTTCCGCAACTGGCCGAAAAGCTCGGCCTGCCGGTGGATGCGTTCGTGAATACGCTCGCGGACTATAACGATGCCTGCCAGCCGGGTACGTTCAACCATACCGTTCTCGACGACTGTCGAACGGAAGGCGTGACACCGGCCAAGACCCACTGGGCACAGAAAATCGATACGCCGCCTTTTTATGGTTACGCTCTGCGTCCGGGCATCACCTTCACCTACCTGTCGCTAAAAGTGGACGATACGGCCGCAGTGCGCTTTGCCGATCGGCCGAGCCCCAACCTCTTCGTCGCAGGCGAGATGATGGCCGGCAACGTACTCGGCAAGGGCTACACGGCGGGTGTCGGGATGAGCATCGGAACGGCCTTTGGCCGCATCGCCGGATCGCGCGCTGCCGCCGCCGCACTTGCCGCGTGACATTTTTTCAGGAGCAACAAGAATGGCCGCCGTCGAAGATCTGATGGGTCTTGCCCGTCAAGCCGAGAGC
This genomic interval carries:
- the tcuA gene encoding FAD-dependent tricarballylate dehydrogenase TcuA, whose product is MIDVLIIGGGNAALCAALMASEAGASVLMLEAAPKAWRGGNSQHTRNLRCMHDAPQDVLVEAYPEEEFWQDLLKVTGGETNEHLARLVIRASSNCRDWMRRHGVRFQPPLSGALHVARTNAFFMGGGKALVNAYYRSAEALGVKVRYETPVSEIILEGGKFIGVVTEKGERITAKSCVLAAGGFESNREWLRSAWGRNDRGEWPADNFLIRGTRFNQGVLLKYMMDAGADMIGDPSQGHCVAIDARAPLYDGGICTRIDCVSLGVVVNGQGERFYDEGEDFWPKRYAIWGRLVAQQAGQIGYSIIDRKVLGRFMPPVFLGVVADSLPQLAEKLGLPVDAFVNTLADYNDACQPGTFNHTVLDDCRTEGVTPAKTHWAQKIDTPPFYGYALRPGITFTYLSLKVDDTAAVRFADRPSPNLFVAGEMMAGNVLGKGYTAGVGMSIGTAFGRIAGSRAAAAALAA